The following coding sequences lie in one Spea bombifrons isolate aSpeBom1 chromosome 5, aSpeBom1.2.pri, whole genome shotgun sequence genomic window:
- the GDAP1 gene encoding ganglioside-induced differentiation-associated protein 1 isoform X2, with amino-acid sequence MPQEGSMYYPRVQHYRELLDSLPMDAYTHGCILHPELTVDSMIPAYATSRIRTQIGNTESELKKLAQENPDLEDAYIAKQKRLKTKLMDHDNIKYLKKILDELEKVLDQVETELQRRIEETPDEGKESWLCGQFFSLADVSLAVTLHRLKFLGFARRNWGNGKRPNLEMYYERILQRKTFSSLLGNVNNILISAVLPTAFRVAKKRAPSFLGSTLVVGVLAGAGYVLFMCVRKRLFNMFLSIKAKHFF; translated from the exons ATGCCACAAGAGGGTAGCATGTATTATCCCAGAGTGCAACACTACAGAGAGTTACTCGACTCGCTACCCATGGATGCCTATACGCATGGCTGCATTCTACATCCGGAACTAACCGTGGACTCCATGATACCAGCGTACGCAACCTCAAGAATTCGCA CTCAGATCGGTAATACTGAGTCTGAGCTCAAGAAGCTTGCCCAAGAAAACCCAGATCTAGAAGACGCCTACATAGCCAAACAAAAGCGACTAAAG ACTAAATTGATGGACCATGATAACATAAAATACTTGAAAAAAATACTCGACGAGCTAGAAAAGGTCTTGGATCAGGTTGAGACTGAACTGCAGAGACGAATTGAGGAAACACCGG ATGAAGGCAAGGAGTCATGGCTTTGTGGACAGTTTTTTAGTCTGGCAGATGTTTCTTTAGCTGTAACCTTACATCGACTGAAGTTTCTTGGTTTTGCAAGAAGAAACTGGGGTAACGGGAAGCGCCCTAATTTGGAGATGTATTATGAGCGTATCCTTCAAAGAAAGACTTTTAGCAGTTTACTAGGAAATGTTAACAATATCCTAATTTCTGCTGTGTTACCAACTGCGTTCCGCGTGGCCAAGAAGCGCGCACCTTCTTTCCTGGGATCCACTCTGGTAGTGGGAGTGCTTGCAGGGGCTGGTTATGTTTTATTCATGTGTGTTAGAAAAAGACTGTTCAATATGTTCTTATCAATTAAggcaaagcattttttttag
- the GDAP1 gene encoding ganglioside-induced differentiation-associated protein 1 isoform X1 translates to MAEQTDILPAGKPSAGDKLILYHWTHSFTSQKVRLVIAEKSLKCEEHDVSLPLSEHNEPWFMRLNPSGEVPVLVHGETIICEATQIIDYLEHTFRDENTLKLMPQEGSMYYPRVQHYRELLDSLPMDAYTHGCILHPELTVDSMIPAYATSRIRTQIGNTESELKKLAQENPDLEDAYIAKQKRLKTKLMDHDNIKYLKKILDELEKVLDQVETELQRRIEETPDEGKESWLCGQFFSLADVSLAVTLHRLKFLGFARRNWGNGKRPNLEMYYERILQRKTFSSLLGNVNNILISAVLPTAFRVAKKRAPSFLGSTLVVGVLAGAGYVLFMCVRKRLFNMFLSIKAKHFF, encoded by the exons ATGGCCGAGCAGACAGACATCCTTCCCGCCGGGAAACCGAGCGCCGGGGACAAGCTGATCCTCTATCACTGGACGCACTCATTCACCTCCCAGAAG GTACGACTAGTTATAGCAGAAAAATCACTGAAGTGTGAGGAACATGATGTGAGTCTTCCCTTGAGTGAACATAATGAGCCATGGTTTATGCGCTTGAACCCTTCCGGAGAAGTTCCAGTGCTAGTTCACGGAGAAACTATCATTTGTGAAGCTACGCAAATAATAGACTATCTGGAGCACACGTTCAGAGAtg AAAACACTCTCAAGCTAATGCCACAAGAGGGTAGCATGTATTATCCCAGAGTGCAACACTACAGAGAGTTACTCGACTCGCTACCCATGGATGCCTATACGCATGGCTGCATTCTACATCCGGAACTAACCGTGGACTCCATGATACCAGCGTACGCAACCTCAAGAATTCGCA CTCAGATCGGTAATACTGAGTCTGAGCTCAAGAAGCTTGCCCAAGAAAACCCAGATCTAGAAGACGCCTACATAGCCAAACAAAAGCGACTAAAG ACTAAATTGATGGACCATGATAACATAAAATACTTGAAAAAAATACTCGACGAGCTAGAAAAGGTCTTGGATCAGGTTGAGACTGAACTGCAGAGACGAATTGAGGAAACACCGG ATGAAGGCAAGGAGTCATGGCTTTGTGGACAGTTTTTTAGTCTGGCAGATGTTTCTTTAGCTGTAACCTTACATCGACTGAAGTTTCTTGGTTTTGCAAGAAGAAACTGGGGTAACGGGAAGCGCCCTAATTTGGAGATGTATTATGAGCGTATCCTTCAAAGAAAGACTTTTAGCAGTTTACTAGGAAATGTTAACAATATCCTAATTTCTGCTGTGTTACCAACTGCGTTCCGCGTGGCCAAGAAGCGCGCACCTTCTTTCCTGGGATCCACTCTGGTAGTGGGAGTGCTTGCAGGGGCTGGTTATGTTTTATTCATGTGTGTTAGAAAAAGACTGTTCAATATGTTCTTATCAATTAAggcaaagcattttttttag